One region of Schistocerca gregaria isolate iqSchGreg1 chromosome 7, iqSchGreg1.2, whole genome shotgun sequence genomic DNA includes:
- the LOC126282081 gene encoding uncharacterized protein LOC126282081 — translation MENIPWTEPVTSSKFEDLLGLNKGSVESISIKNMTKPGQNFGSSLLSIELTLRDGQTLYLVGKFMPGTEAQKAAFDSAKTFVKEIHAYRSINVELIELQRERGVPEEEICDPLPRYYGSRVNIADDETSGADDNAVLLLQNLARNGYQMRDQKKGLDLSHARLLVNELAQFQASAVALRLLKPQVFSSLIDGKCTFAGMGAEGNRQFSNSFMEHFKSFPEVAPYYDRLRATNDRVCDISLEKLWAEVVEPYASLSHNDLWVNNMMFLYDVSGNPTSVKFFDFQTLTYSSPVRDLIFFLYTSVRHDLVRNCIDELTALYYESFVAWLKKMGCSTEAFTETAFRQEIDRVAPTEVMHILLLLNVLCADEHEKFTPSDEPDSRPSFSSSEMYRTKALITLQDFDARGWL, via the coding sequence ATGGAGAATATACCGTGGACTGAGCCTGTGACATCTTCGAAATTTGAAGATCTACTCGGGCTAAACAAAGGCTCTGTGGAAAGTATATCTATAAAGAATATGACGAAGCCCGGTCAGAATTTCGGCAGCAGCTTACTGAGTATTGAACTAACTTTGCGAGATGGTCAAACGCTCTACCTGGTTGGCAAATTCATGCCTGGAACAGAAGCGCAAAAAGCAGCTTTCGATTCGGCGAAGACATTTGTGAAAGAAATACACGCGTACCGCTCCATAAACGTCGAACTGATTGAACTGCAGCGTGAGAGGGGCGTTCCGGAAGAGGAGATCTGCGACCCTCTGCCGAGGTACTACGGGTCGCGGGTGAACATCGCCGACGACGAGACGTCGGGGGCGGACGACAACGCCGTGCTCCTGCTGCAGAACCTGGCGCGCAACGGCTACCAGATGAGAGACCAGAAGAAGGGGCTGGACTTGTCGCACGCGAGGTTGCTCGTCAACGAGCTCGCGCAGTTCCAAGCGTCGGCTGTCGCTCTCAGACTCCTCAAACCACAAGTGTTTAGCAGCCTCATTGACGGCAAGTGTACTTTCGCTGGTATGGGAGCCGAAGGGAACCGGCAGTTTTCCAACAGCTTTATGGAACATTTCAAATCTTTTCCAGAGGTCGCGCCGTATTACGACAGACTTAGGGCTACCAACGATCGGGTGTGTGATATCTCTTTGGAGAAGCTTTGGGCGGAAGTTGTCGAACCGTACGCTTCGCTGTCGCATAACGATCTGTGGGTCAACAACATGATGTTCCTGTACGACGTCAGTGGCAATCCGACGAGTGTGAAGTTCTTCGACTTCCAGACGCTCACCTACTCGTCGCCTGTCAGAGACCTGATATTTTTCCTGTACACCAGCGTACGACACGATCTGGTTAGAAACTGTATCGATGAATTAACGGCATTATATTACGAGAGTTTCGTAGCCTGGCTGAAGAAAATGGGTTGTAGCACAGAAGCGTTTACGGAGACAGCATTCAGACAAGAGATCGACAGGGTCGCTCCGACGGAGGTGATGCATATACTGCTGTTGCTGAACGTACTGTGCGCAGACGAACACGAGAAATTTACGCCCTCTGATGAGCCGGATTCAAGGCCGTCATTTTCTTCGAGCGAAATGTATCGAACGAAAGCATTAATAACGCTTCAAGATTTTGATGCAAGGGGCTGGTTGTAA